The Microlunatus antarcticus genome window below encodes:
- a CDS encoding universal stress protein, which yields MTVAVAHQVSSTSRIALAEAAREASMRQTDLAVLHVVESLDLDIAAANRSGISDEVERALAEAGLDVTWELHLATGEENVASAILSLVDDVDADILVIGARRRSPVGKFFLGSVTQTLILQADIPVFVVKDKA from the coding sequence GTGACCGTCGCCGTCGCCCACCAGGTCTCGTCGACCAGCCGCATCGCGCTCGCGGAGGCGGCGCGCGAGGCCTCGATGCGCCAGACCGACCTCGCGGTCCTGCACGTCGTCGAGTCGCTCGACCTCGACATCGCCGCCGCCAACCGTTCCGGGATCTCCGACGAGGTGGAACGCGCCCTGGCCGAGGCCGGGCTCGACGTCACCTGGGAGCTGCACCTGGCGACCGGCGAGGAGAACGTCGCCAGCGCCATCCTCAGCCTCGTCGACGACGTCGACGCCGACATCCTGGTCATCGGCGCCCGGCGCCGGTCGCCCGTGGGCAAGTTCTTCCTCGGCAGCGTCACCCAGACCCTCATCCTGCAGGCCGACATCCCCGTGTTCGTGGTCAAGGACAAGGCCTGA
- a CDS encoding DUF6286 domain-containing protein → MSRSDSRSAGLRRRHSRTVPASIVAVVLLAVGVLAVVAAVSRLSSGRWAGQVSGPASAVAGLTWGSAAVLVASGVAVVLGLVLLVAGIKPGAYTSTRLDTSRGAGVVAERDFVISNRALARLAAGRADLVDGVEKVSASVSGSRIHLDVVTASEQRDRVRSKVVALVTEAVSAASVSPQPRVTATVRTKEL, encoded by the coding sequence ATGAGCCGCAGCGACTCCCGGTCGGCCGGCCTGCGCCGCCGCCACAGCCGTACGGTCCCCGCCAGCATCGTCGCCGTCGTGCTCCTCGCCGTCGGCGTCCTCGCGGTCGTCGCCGCGGTGTCCCGGCTCTCCTCCGGCCGGTGGGCCGGCCAGGTCAGCGGACCCGCCTCCGCGGTCGCCGGCCTGACCTGGGGCTCGGCCGCCGTCCTCGTCGCCTCCGGCGTCGCGGTCGTGCTCGGTCTGGTGCTCCTGGTCGCCGGGATCAAGCCCGGTGCCTACACCTCGACCCGCCTCGACACGAGCCGGGGAGCCGGTGTCGTGGCCGAGCGTGACTTCGTCATCTCGAACCGCGCCCTCGCCCGCCTGGCCGCGGGCCGCGCGGACCTCGTCGACGGGGTCGAGAAGGTGTCCGCCTCGGTCTCCGGGAGCCGGATCCACCTCGACGTCGTCACCGCCTCCGAGCAGCGCGACCGCGTCCGCTCGAAGGTCGTCGCCCTGGTGACGGAGGCCGTCTCGGCCGCCAGCGTCTCCCCGCAGCCGCGTGTCACCGCCACCGTCCGCACCAAGGAGCTGTGA
- a CDS encoding prephenate dehydrogenase, translating to MSTPAGPPVTVIVGAGLVGASIGHALSGVGWRVHLVDAVPSHAAVAAGLGAGTAEPADPAEVGLVVVAVPPRAIADVVGESLQTYPGATVTDVGSVKAGVLDALWDRPVDLTRYVGSHPMAGSHHSGPVTADGELFVDRTWVVTPHRKSSDAATARVVELVRACRARLVTLDVDDHDAAVARVSHLPHLVSVLMAGHLTNVPDEDLVLAGQGLRDVTRIAGGDPGLWQQIVRANSTAVLRELRQVAVSLDRLITAVETPADTALGLELERGVEGTHRIPGKHGAAPVPYEQVVVAIPDEPGALARLFGDVEAAGVNVEDVAIEHDASRQVGYLTLSVRPERAEGLAVAMRDGGWTVV from the coding sequence ATGAGCACGCCGGCCGGCCCGCCGGTCACCGTGATCGTCGGGGCCGGCCTGGTGGGTGCCTCCATCGGGCACGCCCTGAGCGGCGTGGGGTGGCGGGTGCACCTGGTCGACGCGGTGCCCAGCCACGCCGCGGTGGCCGCCGGGCTCGGCGCGGGCACGGCCGAACCGGCCGACCCGGCCGAGGTGGGCCTCGTCGTCGTGGCCGTGCCGCCGCGCGCGATCGCCGACGTGGTGGGGGAGAGCCTCCAGACCTACCCGGGCGCGACGGTGACCGACGTCGGGTCGGTCAAGGCCGGGGTGCTCGACGCCCTCTGGGACCGTCCCGTCGACCTGACCCGCTACGTCGGGTCGCACCCCATGGCCGGCTCGCACCATTCCGGGCCGGTGACCGCCGACGGCGAGCTCTTCGTCGACCGGACCTGGGTGGTCACGCCGCACCGCAAGAGCTCCGACGCCGCCACGGCCCGTGTGGTCGAGCTCGTCCGCGCCTGCCGCGCCCGGCTCGTCACCCTCGACGTCGACGACCACGACGCCGCCGTCGCCCGCGTCTCGCACCTGCCGCACCTCGTGTCCGTGCTGATGGCGGGCCATCTGACCAACGTCCCCGACGAGGACCTCGTCCTCGCCGGGCAGGGCCTGCGCGACGTGACCCGCATCGCCGGCGGCGACCCGGGCTTGTGGCAGCAGATCGTGCGGGCCAACTCCACCGCCGTGCTCCGCGAGCTGCGTCAGGTCGCGGTCTCGCTCGACCGCCTCATCACCGCGGTGGAGACCCCGGCCGACACCGCGCTGGGCCTCGAGCTCGAGCGCGGCGTCGAGGGGACGCACCGCATCCCGGGCAAGCACGGGGCCGCACCGGTGCCGTACGAGCAGGTCGTCGTCGCCATCCCCGACGAGCCCGGCGCGCTGGCGCGGTTGTTCGGCGACGTGGAGGCTGCGGGCGTCAACGTCGAGGACGTCGCGATCGAGCACGACGCGAGTCGGCAGGTCGGTTACCTCACGCTGTCGGTCCGGCCCGAACGGGCCGAGGGCCTCGCCGTCGCCATGCGCGACGGCGGCTGGACGGTCGTCTGA
- the prcA gene encoding proteasome subunit alpha has translation MSSPFYVAPEQQMKDRADFARKGIGRGRAVVVLHYADGIVFVAENRSQALHKVGEIYDRIGFAAVGRYNEFDTLRQAGIRYADLRGYSYDRTDVTARGLANAYAQLLGGIFSSGGEKPYEVEIIVAELGATAPDDQIYRLTYDGSIGDEEHYAVMGGSAEAIAEVVRSGYADALDLAAAVQLAVRALGSDGGPGAPVRPLGVEALEVAVLDRTRALPRKFRRVAGPRLAAVLGGRPAPAAADAGAATGQATASTTSPAAPEVALPEPPTSGA, from the coding sequence GTGTCTAGCCCGTTCTACGTCGCCCCCGAGCAGCAGATGAAGGACCGGGCCGACTTCGCGCGCAAGGGCATCGGCCGCGGCCGCGCGGTCGTGGTCCTGCACTACGCCGACGGCATCGTCTTCGTCGCCGAGAACCGCTCGCAGGCGCTGCACAAGGTCGGCGAGATCTACGACCGGATCGGCTTTGCCGCGGTCGGGCGCTACAACGAGTTCGACACGCTGCGGCAGGCGGGCATCCGCTACGCCGACCTGCGCGGCTACAGCTACGACCGCACCGACGTCACCGCCCGCGGTCTGGCCAACGCGTACGCGCAGCTGCTCGGCGGCATCTTCTCCTCCGGCGGGGAGAAGCCGTACGAGGTGGAGATCATCGTGGCCGAGCTCGGGGCGACGGCGCCCGACGACCAGATCTACCGGCTGACCTACGACGGGTCGATCGGCGACGAGGAGCACTACGCCGTCATGGGCGGCTCGGCCGAGGCGATCGCCGAGGTCGTCCGCTCCGGGTACGCCGACGCGCTCGACCTCGCGGCGGCCGTCCAGCTCGCCGTCCGGGCGCTCGGCTCCGACGGCGGGCCCGGCGCGCCGGTCCGTCCGCTGGGCGTCGAGGCCCTCGAGGTCGCCGTGCTCGACCGCACCCGGGCCCTGCCGCGCAAGTTCCGCCGCGTGGCCGGTCCCCGGCTCGCAGCCGTGCTGGGTGGCCGGCCCGCACCCGCCGCGGCCGACGCGGGCGCGGCCACGGGTCAGGCCACCGCCTCGACCACCTCGCCCGCCGCCCCCGAGGTGGCGCTGCCCGAGCCGCCGACCTCCGGGGCATGA
- the prcB gene encoding proteasome subunit beta, with product MSDSSTVHGRGGLPAAYLRAGTSSFVELATAVAPEVLPTSRSGGPGVTAVPLGDLAPHGTTIVAATFPGGVVMAGDRRATMGNMIAQRDIEKVFPADEYSLVGIAGAAGLAVEMVGLFQVELEHYEKIEGAPLSLVGKANRLATMIRGNLPLAMQGLAVVPLFAGWDEAAAMGRIFSYDATGGRYEEHSFFSVGSGSVFARGSLKKLYSPDLAVADTTMAVLQALYDAADDDSATGGPDLARRIFPVVMIAGPDGVQRVGDDQIGAMVDRLVAARRIRPDGPGAHVV from the coding sequence GTGAGCGACAGCTCCACCGTCCACGGCCGCGGAGGCCTGCCGGCCGCCTACCTGCGGGCCGGCACCTCGTCCTTCGTCGAGCTGGCGACGGCCGTCGCGCCGGAGGTCCTGCCGACGTCCCGCTCGGGCGGGCCGGGCGTCACGGCCGTCCCGCTCGGTGACCTGGCGCCGCACGGCACCACCATCGTCGCGGCGACCTTCCCGGGCGGTGTGGTCATGGCCGGTGACCGGCGCGCCACGATGGGCAACATGATCGCCCAGCGCGACATCGAGAAGGTCTTCCCGGCCGACGAGTACTCGCTGGTCGGCATCGCCGGCGCGGCCGGCCTGGCCGTCGAGATGGTCGGGCTGTTCCAGGTCGAGCTCGAGCACTACGAGAAGATCGAGGGCGCCCCGCTGTCCCTCGTCGGCAAGGCCAACCGCCTCGCGACGATGATCCGCGGCAACCTCCCGCTCGCCATGCAGGGCCTCGCCGTCGTGCCGCTCTTCGCCGGGTGGGACGAGGCCGCGGCGATGGGCCGCATCTTCTCCTACGACGCGACCGGCGGCCGCTACGAGGAGCACTCCTTCTTCTCGGTCGGCTCCGGCTCGGTCTTCGCCCGCGGGTCGCTGAAGAAGCTCTACTCGCCCGACCTGGCCGTCGCGGACACGACGATGGCCGTGCTCCAGGCGCTGTACGACGCGGCGGACGACGACTCGGCGACCGGCGGTCCCGACCTGGCCCGCCGCATCTTCCCCGTCGTCATGATCGCTGGGCCCGACGGCGTGCAGCGCGTCGGCGACGACCAGATCGGCGCGATGGTCGACCGGCTGGTCGCCGCGCGCCGGATCCGACCCGACGGACCGGGGGCCCACGTTGTCTGA
- a CDS encoding Asp23/Gls24 family envelope stress response protein, with translation MSTGLAPAPSSAVTPRRSATHREQPARRGRLVIADSVVEKIAGQAAAEIGTVHGRTGGVLGLGAHDDRSARPDVDVDVRGSFADVSVKVGVAYPGSIRKTTSQLREHVTRRVRELTGVEVHRLDVEVTFLSVAGADTATRKDQLR, from the coding sequence ATGAGCACCGGGCTCGCCCCGGCCCCGAGCTCTGCCGTCACCCCGCGTCGCAGCGCGACGCACCGTGAGCAGCCGGCCCGCCGCGGCCGGCTGGTGATCGCCGACTCGGTGGTCGAGAAGATCGCCGGCCAGGCCGCTGCCGAGATCGGCACCGTCCACGGCCGTACGGGCGGTGTCCTCGGTCTCGGGGCCCACGACGACCGTTCCGCCCGCCCGGACGTCGACGTCGACGTGCGCGGCAGCTTCGCCGACGTGTCCGTCAAGGTCGGCGTCGCCTACCCCGGCTCCATCCGCAAGACCACCAGCCAGCTGCGCGAGCACGTGACCCGTCGCGTGCGTGAGCTGACCGGGGTCGAGGTCCACCGCCTCGACGTCGAGGTCACGTTCCTGAGCGTCGCCGGCGCCGACACCGCCACCCGGAAGGACCAGCTCCGATGA
- a CDS encoding ubiquitin-like protein Pup: MPESEQTHRRTRKSDDEETVEELPAVDTAHKAELDSDVDSLLDAIDDVLEVNAEEFVRSFVQKGGQ, encoded by the coding sequence ATGCCCGAGTCCGAGCAGACTCACCGCCGTACGCGGAAGTCCGACGACGAGGAGACGGTCGAGGAGCTGCCCGCCGTCGACACCGCGCACAAGGCCGAGCTCGACTCCGACGTCGACTCGCTCCTCGACGCGATCGACGACGTCCTCGAGGTCAACGCCGAGGAGTTCGTCCGCTCGTTCGTGCAGAAGGGCGGCCAGTGA
- a CDS encoding Asp23/Gls24 family envelope stress response protein produces MSQSVVPSTGEERRQAEAQAAKNAERHEPKELDALHTEHGDTTIADGVVAKIAGIAAREVSGVYAMGNAARRAIGNLAQRLPGSTQPSVSGGVSVEKGERETAIEITVVVDYGVSIVTVSDQIRENVIAAVEYGTGLDVVSVDVSVTDVHLPDEDDDTTSGTSSDSLR; encoded by the coding sequence ATGTCGCAGTCCGTCGTTCCCAGCACCGGCGAAGAGCGTCGCCAGGCCGAGGCCCAGGCGGCCAAGAACGCCGAGCGTCACGAGCCCAAGGAGCTCGACGCCCTCCACACCGAGCACGGCGACACCACGATCGCCGACGGCGTGGTCGCCAAGATCGCCGGCATCGCCGCGCGCGAGGTGTCCGGCGTGTACGCGATGGGCAACGCCGCGCGCCGCGCCATCGGCAACCTGGCCCAGCGCCTCCCCGGCAGCACCCAGCCCAGCGTCTCGGGCGGCGTGTCCGTCGAGAAGGGCGAGCGCGAGACCGCCATCGAGATCACCGTCGTCGTCGACTACGGCGTCTCGATCGTCACGGTGAGCGACCAGATCCGCGAGAACGTCATCGCCGCCGTCGAGTACGGCACCGGCCTCGACGTCGTCTCGGTCGACGTCAGCGTCACCGACGTCCACCTGCCCGACGAGGACGACGACACGACCTCCGGCACCTCGAGCGACTCGCTCCGCTGA
- the cmk gene encoding (d)CMP kinase produces the protein MSDSPSPSGTPGHPVLSSTPLVVAIDGPSGSGKSSTSRGVAARLGLAYLDTGAMYRAATWLAVHEGVDLADVDAVADLVARAQLVLELAPEHHSVTIDGHDVTTAIRDPDVSAAVSAVATNLAVRADLVARQKQVIAEATGGIVAEGRDITTVVAPEAPVRVLLVADASARVARRHAELGEHVDAEAVHDQVVRRDRDDSTVAAFHDAAPGVTVLDSTELTLEQVVDAICALVPAAYDPAVAR, from the coding sequence ATGTCCGACTCCCCGAGCCCGTCCGGGACCCCCGGCCACCCCGTCCTCAGCAGCACCCCTCTGGTGGTCGCGATCGACGGGCCCAGCGGGTCCGGCAAGTCCAGCACCTCGCGCGGGGTGGCAGCCCGGCTCGGGCTCGCCTACCTCGACACGGGCGCCATGTACCGGGCGGCCACCTGGCTCGCCGTGCACGAGGGTGTCGACCTCGCCGACGTCGACGCGGTCGCCGACCTCGTCGCCCGGGCGCAGCTCGTGCTCGAGCTCGCCCCCGAGCACCACAGCGTCACGATCGACGGTCACGACGTCACCACGGCGATCCGCGACCCCGACGTCTCGGCCGCCGTCAGCGCGGTCGCCACGAACCTGGCCGTCCGGGCCGACCTCGTCGCCCGGCAGAAGCAGGTCATCGCCGAGGCCACCGGCGGGATCGTGGCCGAGGGCCGCGACATCACCACCGTGGTGGCGCCCGAGGCACCCGTCCGCGTCCTGCTCGTGGCCGACGCGTCGGCCCGCGTGGCCCGCCGCCACGCCGAGCTCGGCGAGCACGTCGACGCCGAGGCGGTGCACGACCAGGTGGTCCGCCGCGACCGCGACGACTCGACCGTGGCCGCGTTCCACGACGCGGCCCCCGGCGTCACCGTCCTGGACTCGACCGAGCTCACGCTCGAGCAGGTCGTCGACGCCATCTGCGCGCTCGTGCCGGCCGCGTACGACCCCGCCGTCGCCCGCTAG
- the der gene encoding ribosome biogenesis GTPase Der has protein sequence MTETAVPAVPTPTRTLPVVAVVGRPNVGKSTLVNRILGRREAVVQDVPGVTRDRVSYDADWNGRSFVLVDTGGWAPDAKGLAQQIAEQAEMAIAMADAVLLVVDGTVGTLDSDQAVVRVLRKSKKPVVLAVNKVDDQRTEAEASSMWNLGLGEPYPVSALHGRGSGDLLDAILDTLPPAPPIDYEAERGPRRIAIVGKPNVGKSSLLNKLAKQQRVVVDNVAGTTVDPVDELVEVDGQTYTFIDTAGIRRRVKEASGHEYYASLRTQGAIERAEVCVAVLDASQPLTEQDVRIMTSVEETGRALVIAYNKWDLTDEERRKYLSREVEQEVAPFAWASHVNISAMTGRHVDRLGPALQEALASWETRISTGKLNAFLGRIVAAHPHPVRSGKQPRILFGTQAQTSPPTFVLFTSGQLEPGYLRFVERRLREEFGFVGTPVHVEVRAREKRGKR, from the coding sequence ATGACCGAGACCGCGGTTCCCGCCGTCCCCACCCCCACCCGCACCCTTCCCGTCGTCGCGGTGGTCGGCCGCCCGAACGTCGGCAAGTCCACGCTGGTCAACCGCATCCTCGGCCGGCGCGAGGCCGTCGTCCAGGACGTCCCCGGCGTCACGCGCGACCGGGTCTCGTACGACGCCGACTGGAACGGCCGCTCGTTCGTCCTCGTCGACACCGGCGGCTGGGCCCCCGACGCCAAGGGCCTCGCGCAGCAGATCGCCGAGCAGGCCGAGATGGCCATCGCCATGGCCGACGCCGTCCTGCTCGTGGTCGACGGCACCGTCGGCACCCTCGACAGCGACCAGGCCGTCGTGCGGGTGTTGCGCAAGAGCAAGAAGCCGGTCGTCCTCGCCGTCAACAAGGTCGACGACCAGCGCACCGAGGCCGAGGCGTCGAGCATGTGGAACCTGGGGCTCGGCGAGCCGTACCCGGTGTCCGCGCTGCACGGCCGGGGGAGCGGCGACCTGCTCGACGCCATCCTCGACACGCTGCCGCCCGCACCCCCGATCGACTACGAGGCCGAGCGCGGCCCCCGCCGCATCGCCATCGTCGGCAAGCCCAACGTCGGCAAGTCCAGCCTGCTGAACAAGCTCGCCAAGCAGCAGCGCGTCGTCGTGGACAACGTCGCCGGCACCACCGTGGACCCGGTGGACGAGCTCGTCGAGGTCGACGGCCAGACGTACACCTTCATCGACACGGCCGGCATCCGCCGCCGGGTCAAGGAGGCGTCGGGCCACGAGTACTACGCCAGCCTGCGCACGCAGGGCGCCATCGAGCGCGCCGAGGTGTGCGTCGCGGTCCTCGACGCCAGCCAGCCGCTGACCGAGCAGGACGTCCGCATCATGACGTCGGTCGAGGAGACCGGCCGAGCGCTGGTCATCGCCTACAACAAGTGGGACCTGACCGACGAGGAGCGCCGCAAGTACCTGAGCCGCGAGGTCGAGCAGGAGGTCGCACCCTTCGCCTGGGCCTCGCACGTGAACATCTCGGCCATGACCGGTCGGCACGTCGACCGGCTCGGCCCGGCGCTGCAGGAGGCGCTGGCCAGCTGGGAGACCCGGATCTCCACCGGCAAGCTCAACGCGTTCCTCGGTCGGATCGTCGCGGCGCACCCGCACCCGGTCCGCAGCGGCAAGCAGCCGCGGATCCTCTTCGGGACGCAGGCCCAGACCAGCCCGCCGACGTTCGTGCTCTTCACCTCGGGCCAGCTCGAGCCCGGCTACCTCCGCTTCGTCGAGCGTCGGCTCCGGGAGGAGTTCGGCTTCGTCGGCACCCCGGTGCACGTCGAGGTCCGCGCGCGGGAGAAGCGCGGCAAGCGCTGA
- a CDS encoding DUF3054 domain-containing protein, protein MKNSRVAPAAWVALVDLVLVVVFAAVGRVSHGEDLGAGLARTAGPFMVGWLVGWVLVALVPATRLRPRSLLAGVLVWVPTVVVGMLVRSALGDGVQTSFVVTTTIVLAVFLLGWRGVAALLTRSRRENRTHVGV, encoded by the coding sequence ATGAAGAACAGCCGCGTCGCGCCCGCCGCCTGGGTCGCCCTCGTCGACCTCGTCCTCGTGGTCGTCTTCGCCGCCGTCGGACGCGTGAGCCACGGCGAGGACCTCGGCGCCGGTCTGGCCCGGACCGCCGGCCCGTTCATGGTCGGCTGGCTCGTCGGCTGGGTGCTCGTCGCCCTCGTCCCCGCGACCCGGCTCCGGCCGCGCAGCCTGCTGGCCGGGGTCCTGGTGTGGGTGCCGACGGTCGTCGTCGGGATGCTCGTGCGGAGCGCGCTCGGTGACGGCGTGCAGACCTCGTTCGTCGTGACCACCACGATCGTGCTGGCCGTGTTCCTGCTGGGCTGGCGCGGGGTGGCGGCGCTGCTGACCCGGTCGAGGCGTGAGAACCGGACGCACGTCGGGGTGTGA
- the dop gene encoding depupylase/deamidase Dop: MPEPVRRQVVMGIETEYGISSSPTRAGEEELHPMQLSNHVVKAYGAGGGGAATDGRPAGWDYETETPLRDIRGYEVARSSAHPDQLTDSDLGMANVILTNGARLYVDHAHPEYSSPEVTTALDVVRYDKAGDKVMAIAAQRASLYAGRQIRLYKNNTDGKGASYGTHENFLLQRSTPFDRVVTQFTAFLVTRQVFTGAGRVGIGQASQTSGFQISQRADFFEAEVGLETTLNRPIINTRDEPHADAAKHRRLHVITGDANLSETSTWLKVGTAAWVLRVVESGTLGTDLRLAAPVSAMRAVSHDLTCRAPLELADGRRMTAVEIQRVYLDRCRALLASAAADELPAVARTEAEALFAAWQETLDQLATDVTLLADRLDWVAKLALMESYRARDGLGWGAPKLAAIDLQYADVDPARSLYAALAAKGRIRRLVTDDEIEHARTHPPRDTRAYFRGRVMEMFGPSVVAASWDSVIFDVPDRPALQRVPLLDPLRGTAEQVGDMLDACTDVSDLFAALGR, encoded by the coding sequence ATGCCCGAGCCCGTACGTCGACAGGTCGTCATGGGTATCGAGACCGAGTACGGGATCAGCTCGTCGCCCACGCGGGCCGGCGAGGAGGAGCTGCACCCGATGCAGCTGTCCAACCACGTCGTCAAGGCGTACGGCGCCGGTGGTGGCGGCGCGGCGACCGACGGCCGCCCGGCGGGCTGGGACTACGAGACCGAGACCCCGCTGCGCGACATCCGCGGCTACGAGGTGGCGCGTTCCAGCGCGCACCCCGACCAGCTGACCGACAGCGACCTCGGCATGGCCAACGTCATCCTCACCAACGGGGCGCGGCTCTACGTCGACCACGCGCACCCCGAGTACTCCAGCCCCGAGGTGACGACGGCGCTCGACGTCGTCCGCTACGACAAGGCCGGCGACAAGGTGATGGCGATCGCCGCCCAGCGCGCCTCGCTCTACGCGGGCCGCCAGATCCGCCTCTACAAGAACAACACCGACGGCAAGGGCGCGTCGTACGGGACCCACGAGAACTTCCTGCTCCAGCGGAGCACGCCCTTCGACCGGGTCGTCACGCAGTTCACCGCGTTCCTGGTCACGCGCCAGGTGTTCACCGGTGCGGGCCGGGTCGGCATCGGGCAGGCGAGCCAGACGTCGGGTTTCCAGATCAGTCAGCGCGCCGACTTCTTCGAGGCCGAGGTCGGGCTGGAGACCACGCTCAACCGGCCGATCATCAACACGCGCGACGAGCCGCACGCCGACGCGGCCAAGCACCGTCGGCTGCACGTGATCACCGGCGACGCGAACCTGTCGGAGACGTCGACCTGGCTCAAGGTCGGCACCGCCGCGTGGGTGCTGCGCGTGGTCGAGTCCGGGACGCTCGGCACGGACCTGCGCCTCGCCGCCCCGGTGAGCGCGATGCGGGCGGTCAGCCACGACCTGACCTGCCGGGCCCCGCTCGAGCTGGCCGACGGGCGCCGGATGACGGCGGTCGAGATCCAGCGCGTCTACCTGGACCGCTGCCGGGCGCTGCTGGCCTCCGCGGCGGCGGACGAGCTGCCCGCCGTGGCGCGCACCGAGGCCGAGGCGCTCTTCGCGGCCTGGCAGGAGACCCTGGACCAGCTCGCGACCGACGTGACGCTGCTCGCCGACCGGCTCGACTGGGTGGCCAAGCTGGCGCTGATGGAGTCCTACCGGGCGCGCGACGGCCTGGGCTGGGGCGCGCCCAAGCTCGCGGCGATCGACCTGCAGTACGCCGACGTCGACCCGGCCCGCAGCCTCTACGCCGCTCTCGCGGCCAAGGGCCGGATCCGGCGTCTGGTCACCGACGACGAGATCGAGCACGCCCGGACCCACCCGCCGCGGGACACCCGCGCGTACTTCCGCGGACGGGTGATGGAGATGTTCGGCCCCTCCGTCGTCGCGGCGTCGTGGGACTCGGTGATCTTCGACGTCCCCGACCGGCCGGCCCTGCAGCGCGTCCCCCTGCTCGACCCGCTGCGCGGCACCGCCGAGCAGGTGGGCGACATGCTCGACGCCTGCACCGACGTGAGCGACCTGTTCGCGGCCCTGGGTCGCTGA